DNA from Meleagris gallopavo isolate NT-WF06-2002-E0010 breed Aviagen turkey brand Nicholas breeding stock chromosome 12, Turkey_5.1, whole genome shotgun sequence:
TAGCAGCAATAAACTAATAATTGGAAGAAGGTGAGAAATGTGTCTTTGAGTTAAGCTGTATGTATAGTTACAGTACCTAAAGCTGAatggttgttttcttctttttaaaaatgtttttttcaagtACTAATTGGCATACACAAACATTCAACtctgcattttttcatcttaaagCTCTCACTTTCTTGCATCTCTTGTTGGTGTAAAATACAGAATTGAAAGTATACTGAACTCTAATAACCTCAAGTTGTATAATCAGAAAATACAACTTATAACCAAAcatttagaaatacagaatcaGTAGATCGtatgttcaagttttaaatAGATTATACTTGTCATACTGTGCACAGGAACATAAATGTGTGGTTTTTTATTGTAAATTCAAATAGCTTTAATCTAATAGCACACAATGAAGCTGTGCCAGTTTGGTACTGTGCCAGAAGCTGTGCCAGAGCTTTACTAAATTCGGCTTCAGCTGTGATTATTCCTGGGTGTAACAGCAGTTTTTGAAGGTTTCCTGGGAGTCATATGACTTGTTTCTTGTGATTCTTCAAACTTCTTTCAAAAGTGGTGTTTGGACATGTTTTGTATACAGAAGCTGACCAAGAGCAGAAGAGGCAGCTGGGGGCTTGCACTGTAAGCGCTCTTCAGAGAATAGCTGGAGAGATGCCAACTGATTATAATTGAAGGTGCCCTGAGTGATATGTTGATCATCACTTAATTTGATCTATTGACTGTAAACAATAAAAAGGGAATCCTTGCCCCTAACAGAAATTGTGATCTTTTTTGCTAAGAAGGCTGGAAGAAGATTAAAGGTGTTGTTTAACTCAGTATCTGTCACTTCTTCAAATTtgttgttaaaataattttattaataactaataattattttttgactTGTACTTGGTAGTTAATCAGTTAACCAGACTGTAGGAATGTGTAATGATTAGCCTAGACTTCGTTTTCAGCCTGGCAAGATATTTGTCATTTGATCAAGGTGGGTCTGGATCACAAGCTGATCAGAGAGGTGCAGTGCAGCTTGCTTTCTGCCTACATCTTGCACAGTAGGAAGAGAGAATGGGGCTGGCAAAGTGAAGGCATCTTTGTGGGCTTCTGACTCTAACAGCTGTGTATCAAACATGAAGATACCAAACATATCTCTTTCTGGCTTTTTATCTAAAACACTAGGCTGGTTCGTGTGGATTGCTGTGGAATCCTCTTTAATTGAAGAAAGACATGATGATGCTCTGCAGTGCTAATACTATGGATCATACATTATTGGGGACATTTCTGACAGCATGATTGTTGTGGGGGAAGCTGGGTAGGGGAATCTCATCTTGTTtgtgaaaaaaattgttctttataTAGAATTATTTGTTTGGAATTTAGAGGTTGAATCTGAAATGTTCTTGCAGATGAGTTGGCAACGTTCCACCTCAGGAAGGAAAAACTTCTAAGGAGTCTGTCATCAGCAgctacagcagcaggtccctTGGATGATCCTGAGTTTGATGTTAATACAGAATATGATACGATAACATACATGCATTTGATTGCATGCTGGTCTGTTTAATACTTGGCCATTTTCCTAAAATTCTGAGCTGAAATAACCAATTGATAAAAGAGATGCTGCTTCTAAATCattaattcatctttttttctctctgccatAACAAGGGTAGAACAGAAGATGATTGAAAAGATCTTTCCAAAATATTaacttaaagtaaaaaaaaaaattcttctgtctTGAAATGTACCGCAGTTGGTAGCAGGTGTTGTGTAATAGGAcatgctttgtttgctttgagcCTTTATTTGGTTTTGGTTATGTCTCTGGGCTTATTTATCATTTGCATTGTTTCAACAGCAATGATTGTCTTGAAAAACCACTTTATGAAATGAATACACAGTAGAGAAATCTTTGcctctttttctgctgtgtttttcacaGGAATTCCATGTCCtctttaagaaaaggaaataatgaaaatcgCAGGAGCGTATTTTATACAAGTGAAgagtgggagctgctggatgcaACCCCGAAAGACCTGGAGGACTCTATGGCcctggaagaaaagaggaagcaCCTGCCAGAAGGAAATAAAGGTAGAcgtgggaggaagggagaggagcTCATGCCTTTCCTCCTTTCGTGTAGTTCACTGTGATATCTGTATCTccagaaaataagtgaaaactTGTCATTTCTTCACAACCATATCCAGGGCTTTTTGAAGtactttaaaagtaattttggtATGATGTATTTGGGAGTTTCCAGCCATTCAGATAGAACAGAACACACAGGAACTCATTTCCCGTTGTTTCAGGCTCCTTGAACGTtactttctctgcttctgtcaCGTGGGGTGCAGAATTGCAGGATGAAGGGATAAGTTGGGGCTTTCGGTTACTAATTTCTGTCACACGTTGAAGTAGATTGACTTTTAGACTCTAACACACCTTTATGATACTGACCTGCTGATGGAGTGGGGAAAAGGGGCATAGGTGCACTGGTAGTTTATGAATATTGCAACTGGTTCTTGTGTGTTGCCAGTGTTTGGGGTCTTGTTGTGAGGGTGTGTGTACAGCTCCTTAGGGGCACTTCAGCTCTTAAGGAAATCCAGTTGATTTCATCTGTTAGAAAACATATTTCTCTCCAATAATTCTTGTGTGGTTCTGTAAAGAGAGGTGAAACTACACTGGATGCATCTTAAAAGAACAATGTGCTGTGATTACTTCTAAGCAGATAATTATTTAAGTTTGCTAGAGTTGGGagtgccttttattttctgtaataaagCAAAGTTCTGttcatgttttatttcacaaatatatatttgagTGAAATTGTTCTGAGTTGGGAGAGTGAGTTATGTATTCTTCCTACTGAAGGAAGCAACTGGGAAAGCAGTTTAACACTGTTGTATTGAGCTATTTAAATGTAGTTAAGAGTctaatttcaatgaaaatatttttaaaggaaatttgaaTGCTTAGGAATGCCTTTTAATTAAGTGAACTGAACTAGAAGGAATTCTTTTGTGCAGGACTGACTAGTTCAgcttttccatttgattttgGCCGCATTCCACAAAAAACGAGACGCCCTTTGAAAGACATGATTGGATCAAGCAAAAACCGGAACAGCAGTGACTCTTCTCCAACAGAGTGGTATTCTGGTAATGGCAACAAACTAGTCTctgagctgcaattgaagtATCAGAGCCAGCAAGAAGAGttggaaaagctgaagaaagatCTTCTGAGCCAAAAGGTAATTAAGCTTTCAGACAAAGTGCTCAGATGCAAATGAATCTGGCTGGTAATTGTTAGCTTACCCTTTGTGGCCATCTAAATACATAAAGAGCTAGTTGGTTGTTAGAAAATAATGGTGCTGAATGAACCTTTGTTTACAGAAAGCTCTAAATAAGGACCGAATTTTACATCTGTTGAAGATTAGATCTCTGAACAAATCTGTGATTTGTACAGTGTTCActaacttgttttatttatgtctCTTACTCTCTGAAGGTAGTTTTCGCAGAGTCTAGGAAGATCCTGGCAGATAATCAGATCGTGTGTACAGaaaacttgttattttttttgaaagacttAGCAGGATTTCATGCCAACAAGGATGCAAGCAGGGTTTTCAGCATAACTACTTTTATGTGTGTATAGCTGTGGATCTGTGAGCATCTTTCCTGGAAGTGAATACATGTTGTAATGGTTCTGGATCTGAGTGTTCCCCTGGACAACAATGCTcatacttttaattttaatgatgGGATGGAGGACAGAAATGGTAGAAATATTGggtatattaaaaaacaaaaaaaaaaacaaagtaacaaaacattaaaaagttGCAAGGTGTCAGTCCTGTCTTTTGTGAAGACCACAGAGGTTCCCTTTTTTCCCTAGTGGCAAATGACTTAATTACTTAGTTTTGTTCAAGGTATTTCTAAACAAACCTGCCAAAACTGTCTATTTAGCCAAGTagcacatgcttttttttttcctccttcatatcttctctgAATCATCTGTGGTAGAGAAGCGAGCTTTTAGTTATCTTTCCCATATCTGTACTATAGTTAAACCTCCTAGAACCTGAACATCTCAAAGGTTTCTCCTGCTTGGTATTAAATTTCTGAGTTGTTATAAATTCtacagctttctgtttgtttgtttgtttgttttttcccaattcattttgttttgttgctgctgtttttattctCAGGAACTTGTGCGCCTTCTGCAGCAAACAGTCCGATCTTCCCAATATGACAAATACTTTGCAAGCCGTCTTTGTGAAGGAGTTCCCAAAGACAAATTAGAGCTGTTGCACCAAAAAGATGACCAGATTTTGGGTCTCAACAACCAGCTTGAAAAGTTAAATTTGGAAAAAGATAGTCTTCAACAGGAAGTAAAGAATCTGAAATGTAAAGTCGGAGAACTCAATGAGCAGCTGGGCATGCTGATGGAAACGATTCAAGCTAAAGATGAAGTGATCATGAAACTGTCCCGCCAACTCAGCGAATGTGAGGACAATTCATCCTCCCCAAGTGGATCAGTAAATTCTCCTGTGGCCACTTGTGTTAATAAGGAACTACAGGAACTGGACAGGCTAAAAGTAAGAGCAATGTCTCTGTCTTGATGGATAGGGAAATCTCTGCTGCCTATACAAACTACTTGCTAGTCTGCTGTATTGTTTGGGGAGTTCACTTCAGCATTTCTCCAAGATGCTCATCACCTGAGGCTTTCTCTGCTTGGAATCTACGCTTTGAACTGTTGTCTGGCAACTTCTATGCTTTGAGCTGGTCTGTACAGCTGTAGTACAATGTCTCATACTTTGGTAATTAATCATTGGTGTGGAGGAGGAGTGATGTGAGAAtcaaaggagcaggaaaaaagaagtaaggGTAAGAGGAAAATACTAGCATGGAGGAAAACCATCAAAAAGAATCAAAAGGGAGGAAATAAAGAGCATGTGGTATGTGAGAGGGCAAAAGAGAAGAGCATAAGAACCTGCACTGCTAATGGTGTTACCCATGCACTTTATTCCTCCAGCCAACCTCAATGAATGTATCAGAGGTTCTTAATGGAGTTACTCAAGTTACTCATTTTGCTTTAATGTGCTTACTTGCCTTTGGGTAAATGTTCTGTTCCAAATAGGTTAAAGTTCCAAATCATTTGGAATATGAGGCATAAAGTACATAAAAGACTTACTTCCTGTGTATGAGCCtgggaaattttaaaaaaacaaaatggaaactgTAGAAATCAGTGGTATTAGGAGGAAGCAGAGCTTTCAGATACTGCACAGTGTTGAGATGGTCCTTCATCCCATAGCCACAAGTTTCATAGGTAGTATTTGTAGCCTGGAGCCATGTGGATTAGCTGAGGATTTCTTATTGTTACCATTTTATATTTCTACGTGAAGGCAGACGTCAAACTTGTTCTTTTATTGAGGGTTGGTGAGGGTAACCAAAACCCCAGGGTTGTTTGCCCCTATTTCTTCTACTGCATGTGCTTCTGGCTGACACGCAGCACCATGACCCCTTGGCATGCTCAATGTGCATGTTGCTGTTCTCCTGCCCAGAGGGGCAGCatggcagggctgctcctgcctcTTGACCGCAAGCAGTCACCAGCTGCCTTCTGTTGTGCAAGGCTCCATGCTCACATCTAGCCTTGTGTGTTTGGCTTCTGTGAAAACTAAAGATAAAACCTGATTTGATCCTAATGATTTTGGTAGCTATTAGTGTACCTATTAGTAGCTGCTTGATCTTTGTTTTGAGGTATGCTTTCTCTGGCAGGCATTTGATATCTTTAAGATACCTTTATTAAAAATccagtttgctttcttttatcaACAGGACAGTCTTCAGGGTTATAAGACCCagaataaatttttaaataaggaGATTTTGGAACTTTCTGCTCTACgaagaaatgcagaagcaagagaaagagaatggcAGGCAAAGGTCAGACTCACAAAGCATGTTCTCATTTTGGTGATGTCTAAAGCAGTTTTCAAAAAGTTAGTTGTAAATCTTCTCCAGAAACATAACCGtgtaacagaaatgaaacagttcAAATGTGTTAAAGCGACAGAATCAAGATTTACAGACCAATCTTTTGGAATGGATTCTTGAAAAATGTGATGGACTTGAAAACAGTATTAAGAAGTGCATATTTTAATAACTTATGCATACAAGcacatgcatttctaaaaaCAGTAGCAGTAACTTCAATCATGGCAGAAGCAGAATACATATGAAAGAATGATTGTGTTTgacatgttttgttttggtgatACATCACCAAgtagagctttctccttcagaGCATGAAGGATCAATATGTTACATAAACATAACTTTGGAAGTCTGTTTCTGTAAAGCAGAATTTGAGTGTGGAGAAGCTGCATGTAAATGACAAAGTTTTCCATTACCTAGAGCTAAGAAAGCATGTATGTGTCCATAGCTAAGGCAGGATACCTGTAGCTAAGGTTTGGTAGGATGTGCTTCTGTTTCTTGGGAAGCCATGACTGTTCTTGAATTAAAAGTTTCTAAGCAACATGTAAAcaaacagattattttaaaagatatgtAGGACAAACTGAATTCCTGAAGACATGCCTTAAATACTACGTGTTGTTCCCTGCAGTACACTAGCTTGGAAGCCAAACTCTGTCAGATAGAAAGTAAATACTTGATCTTGCTTCAAGAAGTGAAAACTCCTGTTTGctctgaggagcagagccctgctcgTGAAGTTATCACCCAGTTACTAGAAGATGCCTTGAAAGCAGAAACCAGTGAACAGCCAGAACAAGCATTTTTCAAACCACACCTGGTCAGGTAATTTTactaaaagaaatgtttatgaggaggaatgaaaattattttgtgatCATGTCATTATCATTTGTAGTAATAAAGGAAGTACTGTCATTGGCAGCTAGAGCATCTTGCACTTACATGGATCACATATTGTACCTCAGAAAATGGTTGCATCTTGACTAGTGGGCCTGGTTCTAACACTAGGGAACAGACAAGCAGGGGTGTATTTGCAGGATTTGGGACTTTTAACATATTTTCAGTCACAAATAAGAAGGTAATCTTTGAAATCCCTTTCGACACATAAATAAACTCTATTCTTAATTTGAGATAAGGTATGAAATTTAGACTCGACTATTGTATAGCTGCTGAAGGGATGAACTCATTTGGACTTGACCCTGTTCTTAAATCACTTAATCTGTGTAGTGCTGTATATTGCAATATGGGAACAGAACTTTTTTAGttttggattttaaaatattaaataagagGTACACCttagaaaatattcaaataatagCTGTTCATTAAAACTTCTTAAAACTTGGGGAAGTGGCGTGAGAGGTATTATAAATAAGTAACAGTAGGGTAGGAATTTGGGAGTTTTGGGACTGCTGAACGCACCTTTAGGAGctgttttatgtttgttttttgctttctttccctccctttcAGTGAATATGATATATATGGTTTCCAGACGGTCCCAGAGGATGATGAGGAAGAGAAATTAGTAGCAAAATCTCGAGCTTTGGACCTGAGATCTCTTTCTCTCAGTGAAAACCGGGAGATCTCCACAGGGGTAAAATGGGAAAATTATCTTGCAAGTACAATGAATAGAGAGATGATGCGCTGTGCAGAACTGAAGAATCTTATTCGATCTGGAATTCCACACGAGCATCGCTCCAAGGTGTGGAAGTGGTGTGTCAATCTCCATGTTAAAAAATTCAAGGACAGCACTGTTCCTGAGTACTTCCAAACCTTGCTTCAGAGCGccctagaaaaacaaaatcctgcaTCTAAACAGATCGAGTTGGATCTACTGAGAACTTTGCCAAACAACAAACATTATTCTTCTCCCACATCCGAAGGGATCCAGAAGCTGCGAAATGTGCTGCTGGCCTTTTCGTGGAGAAATCCTGATATAGGATATTGCCAAGGGCTCAACAGGTAAGGTTTTTGTGAACCTGAAGTTACCAGTGTGGGATGAAAGTACTCCTTAACTGTGCAGTTTCAAATCACATACATAGGAAGAGGCTTTTGGACAGCAGTTTTCTCTGTGGTTTCTACGTTCATaatttgcaatattttaaaaactaatgccatttttttcaacaaacaaaaaagaagaatcGGATCACAAAATTTGtagaaatcagaaagaaagaatcaaaaGAATTGGAACTGGTATTAACTGATTGAAAATGTGCTACTTCAATGTAGGATGTCTTCAGTTAAAGTTGCAGTAATCACTGGATGGACAATTCTGGTATTACAAAGCTAAGAAATATTTGAAGCATAGTGTCACTGCAATTCGTGTTTGCTGAAATAGTTTCAGTACTTTGAAATCTGTAATGAGAGAAGGCGTTAATTGAAACAGGTATGCTGTTGTCCCCTTGGTATAACTCTACAGGTGTTGGCTTATGCGCTGATTTGTTCCAGAATTAGAGAAGGAGACTTTTTATCTAGGGCAGCGTTGTTTGAGATTTGCACTGAGAAGGGTTCAGGCACACTACAGACctaaagaaaagtattttaaaagctgctcTCCCTACCCTAGGACTTGGTATTTCTttactttattttgaaagaactgTTTTCAAGTTGAACCATGGAGCTTTTAAGtcatttctctgtttgtctGGTCTGCTTTGTTACTTTTTGTATAGCATTGCCCCAAAGAACTCATGCAAACTGTAGGACAGTGGATGcacttgctttgtttcttcccctctgtttctttaatttatGGATGTTTCAcaaagagaaattaagaaaaataattaagctCATGGGTATACTTAAAGaagttaaaagcaaattaatatgTAATTCCTTACTTGATTCTCTTAAGACTGGGAAGTGTGTGATGATGTTGTTAAGCTGTGTAACATCAGGAGCAATATGTGTTGCAGTTCCTCTCATGTGCAGCAGTAACACAGGTTGACTTGGTAAAATACATTTGAGGTAATGTTTCATATTCAAACAATTATCAGCTATCCATAACACAaaagatttcttattttctgtcataGTACTCACTGGAAACAGGAAACCAAggatgctgcttttcttcagttcttttgtTCTAATGCTTTAGGAAATTCTTAGAAAAAGTTTAGTCTTGGAACATTAAGTCTTAAGATGAAAATATTACTTAAATTTAGCATGGTGGATATGAAGTAAACTTACTACAAATGATTGTTCTAAATTTCAAATCAGTTTTGTGTGTGAAATGTAGGGACTGCctgtcttctcttcttcagtaaGGAACTCAAGCCTGAGGATCAGAATAGAAGGTTTAGGACTTCCAGACTTCTACTTACTTTGCTTTAGTTCTTGGTTAAAAGTACTCAGTTCTGTTACTGAGCTGAATAAAAGTGCTTGGCTTGGCTGAGAAG
Protein-coding regions in this window:
- the LOC100538487 gene encoding TBC1 domain family member 2B-like: MSSLRKGNNENRRSVFYTSEEWELLDATPKDLEDSMALEEKRKHLPEGNKGLTSSAFPFDFGRIPQKTRRPLKDMIGSSKNRNSSDSSPTEWYSGNGNKLVSELQLKYQSQQEELEKLKKDLLSQKELVRLLQQTVRSSQYDKYFASRLCEGVPKDKLELLHQKDDQILGLNNQLEKLNLEKDSLQQEVKNLKCKVGELNEQLGMLMETIQAKDEVIMKLSRQLSECEDNSSSPSGSVNSPVATCVNKELQELDRLKDSLQGYKTQNKFLNKEILELSALRRNAEAREREWQAKYTSLEAKLCQIESKYLILLQEVKTPVCSEEQSPAREVITQLLEDALKAETSEQPEQAFFKPHLVSEYDIYGFQTVPEDDEEEKLVAKSRALDLRSLSLSENREISTGVKWENYLASTMNREMMRCAELKNLIRSGIPHEHRSKVWKWCVNLHVKKFKDSTVPEYFQTLLQSALEKQNPASKQIELDLLRTLPNNKHYSSPTSEGIQKLRNVLLAFSWRNPDIGYCQGLNRLVAIALLYLEQEDAFWCLVTIVEVFMPRDYYTKTLLGSQVDQRVFKDLMSEKLPRLHAHFEQYKVDYTLITFNWFLVVFVDSVVSDILFKIWDSFLYEGPKVIFRFALAFFKYKEEEILKLQDSMSIFKYLRYFTRTVVDARKLTGIAFGDLNPFPLRQIRNRRTYHLEKVRLELNELEAIREDFLRERETCVEKRDLISDDEEDS